A window of Cervus elaphus chromosome 23, mCerEla1.1, whole genome shotgun sequence genomic DNA:
CCTCCATTCTCCACCAGAATCACAGACAACTAAGATACTcactttttcatcttttcctgtTATTTTCCAGAAACCAACAAAGAATTCTGCCATATTATATATAACCAACATAACTGATAAAGACATGACAACTGCTTTTCTATTAAACAGATCTTTTTAATTGAGTTACTTTGGGTCCAATTCACATGCCAAATGCAGCTTGCTAAAGTAAATACCCTGTGGACACTGAGATCAAAatggcttcttttttaaaaaggctactTCTTAATTCAATCCTTTGTTTAGGTTGAAACCAAATATTTTATAACTCAAACTTGCATTTGTATACTACAGAATCAACAGACCTGTTTAAGAACTCTCTGACCACTTTCAGAAAAGATAGTTAGAGGTTGAGTAGGAGCCCTCTCCATTCCATCCAGGACctagacagaaaggaaaaagggcaaagaggaagaaaagaaacatcagAAAGACAAGACTTAATATAATCAAAATAAACCTATTCAAAGTACATTTTTGTGACTGGACAAATTCCTTCTCTCTACCCCGTTTCTGCTAATTTCACTCTAGAAAGAGTTGTAAAAAACATGACATTACCTACAGCCCCAAGTCCAGTGATTTCTTTTAAAGGAAAGCTTATTATAATCACCAAGGAAGCTTTTTCAAAATACAACAGCAATGGTTATACAAGTATGTTCATTTTATAATTCACTATCGTTACGACTTGTACACTTTGCATTGTGTTATACTTTCAGTGAcaaatactgaagaaaaaaaaaaaaaacagaaatatttcttCTGGGCAGAAGCCCCGAAGGATTCTAAGAAAGTAGCAGATACAGTCTCACAGAGGCTACAAGATTTGCCCTAGGTCACATACGTAGTTAGCTACTGACTTAGTCCTTCAAGTTATTTTCCTACTCGTTCTGTTATAAAACTGTAAATAAGGTAAtaatattaaacttttaaatttaacatttactCTCCTACttattctctgaaaaaaaattattacaaatgacaactgcaaaaaacaaacaagtaaacaaatggaaaacaCAGATGTCCTGGGTTCACAACTGTGAAACAGAGGGTGACAGAATGAAAAAAGAGCTAGGGTGAGCATGGCAGGATGAGTGTGCTCCAAGTTCTAGTTGTGACCTTCCCATAAAGTTCTATGAATTGGGGCAGGGTGCAATCtctctgtgcctgtgtgtgctcaatcacatCTGaatccttgtgaccccagggccaggctcctctgtccatggaatctcccaggcaagaatactggagtgggttgccatgtccttttctaggggatcttcctgacccagggacagaacccgtgtctcctgcacctcctgcattggcaagtgaattctttaccactgtgccacctgggaagccctacgattcataaattataaaatgagaGGATGGATCACTAAGCTAGAACTAAAGAGGATTACAGGTTCCTTCTAGGTGTTTAAGAAAACTCAAGGACTATTTAtccccctagagtaggaaatggcaacccactccagtattctaacatggaaaattctatggacagagaaatctggcaggttatagtccatgggatcacagagtcagacatgactaaacatgcacacacaacaaCAAACACATGGTTTCACTTTAACAAATACTCTCGCTACTCAtatgttttaagtattttttttttttgaagttttgacaacttttattttatatacaaagagCTAGTATTATTTCCGCCTAGGGGTGATGTGCTGGATGAGCCATCTAAGGAAGTTCAGTTAGTCCAACTTAATGAAGCCGATGTCCTTCGCATACTGGTGGAAACACTGGCGGCACATATTGAGGCCGTATTTCCGGATCAGACCGTGCCGGTTTGAGCAGACCCGGCAAGAGCGAGAACCCTGGCTGAATTTTCTTGGATGGCTCCAGTAGAGCTGCTGGTGACCCATGTTGCTTTCTCGGTTGCAACGAGGTAAAAGGCTGTTTTAAGTATTTGTAAAGTAAGAATCCTAGAATTCCTCGGTCATCTgcctcatgaaagtgaaagtgaagtcgctcagtcctgtccaactctttgcaaccccatggaatgtagactaccaggctcctctatcggtgggattttctaggcaagagtactggagtgggttgccatttccttctccaaacacaaGTATATTCTTCAGCTTGTATAAAATACAAATCTCCTAGGTTTGTGGTCTAGATGCAAATAATATAAACAATATCCTCACTACCACCAACATCACCACTTTTTTGCATGAGTTAAACT
This region includes:
- the LOC122682062 gene encoding 40S ribosomal protein S29-like codes for the protein MGHQQLYWSHPRKFSQGSRSCRVCSNRHGLIRKYGLNMCRQCFHQYAKDIGFIKLD